The Impatiens glandulifera chromosome 3, dImpGla2.1, whole genome shotgun sequence genome contains a region encoding:
- the LOC124931524 gene encoding uncharacterized protein LOC124931524: MELCSESKPPPPAVVKLKAIEATTSSFEDYGQVIEASPDGDEFGPQDAQLDLSKGIPRFYIMHLENRPLKFSTITHHASVTQCLGSIGGKDWYLGVAKPSILESADAKTSNNTKVVQSHSGHLYVPPSVDELRVFRVKGSKFLKLNRGTWHAGPLFKENAMDFYNLELSNTNVVDHTTHYFKKEDGVIFEIED, encoded by the exons ATGGAATTATGTAGTGAATCAAAACCGCCGCCGCCGGCGGTGGTGAAGCTAAAAGCTATTGAAGCTACCACATCATCTTTTGAGGATTACGGCCAAGTAATTGAGGCGTCGCCGGATGGAGATGAATTCGGACCTCAAGATGCCCAACTGGATCTCAGCAAAGGAATCCCAAG GTTCTATATCATGCATCTTGAAAACAGGCCACTTAAGTTCTCAACAATCACACATCATGCTAGTGTGACTCAATGCCTTGGTTCAATAGGAGGCAAAGATTGGTACCTTGGAGTTGCCAAACCATCTATTCTGGAGTCTGCTGATGCCAAAACTTCTAACAACACAAAAGTCGTGCAATCGCATTCTGGGCATCTTTATGTGCCACCTTCTGTAGATGAATTGCGCGTTTTCAGAGTCAAAGGGTCTAAATTTCTGAAGCTGAATCGTGGTACATGGCATGCTGGACCTTTGTTCAAAGAAAATGCTATGGACTTTTACAATCTGGAGTTGAGCAACACTAAT GTTGTGGATCATACAACACACTACTTCAAGAAGGAAGATGGTGTGATCTTTGAGATTGAAGATTGA
- the LOC124929345 gene encoding pentatricopeptide repeat-containing protein At2g16880, with protein MNQLSPPNIGDKITNILSSENTNNQSLSQFIPHLTPPLILSIISSKHLASRPNTLLAFYRWAESSVPHFSMRNNPSENLHPLLSLLRSLFRFNKFADARSLLLSFIAVDGNHILHQTLLGHSPHKLRFSKALLDTATGAYAQSGRPHMGYQIFKKMKQRMIRPNLLTCTTLLNSLVKFSTSSPISLCEEVFFDAIKLGIVPNTDVFNILINGYCLRNKVAEALEMLKKMEEYKCSPDLVTYSTMLDVFCKKGRLIEVRELLVDMKERGLQPNKNIYNALVHCYCNAGLLKEATSIIDLMGQQNLLPDVVTYNTLINGFCSKGRVDEAFRLRDEMETLDLLPDLITYNTLMNGCVEHKSSTDALKLFEEMKQKGLTLNVVTYNILLKLYCKIGNMDKANSLILEMEENGLTLDSFTYNTLISGYSKTGNLGEALRRMKDMGVKGLKMDNVTLNTVLHTLCKEKKLDEAYELLTDANQKGYVIDEMSYGILITGCYFDGNDDRAVELWDEMNKKRIVTSVDTYNSIIGVFCKLGKMDQAMHKLDELTVNGLVPDETTHNTIIHGYCLEGNIDKAFQFHNKMVENSCKPNVFTCNILLHGLLKEGMVEKALKLFKTWVSKGRAVDAVTCNTIISALCKEGRLADALSLVKDMDAKSLRPDDYNYNSLFSALVDAGQAKEAEEIMGKMVEIKHLGERSLEIIRVKDVGVDETPKELDSSIIAYSEQINELCAEGKYKEAMSIFRRLTEEGTILSKSVYLNLMKGLLKRKKPVAKKITGFAAPS; from the coding sequence ATGAACCAGTTATCGCCGCCTAATATCGGCGATAAGATCACCAACATCCTCTCCTCCGAAAACACCAATAATCAATCTCTCTCACAATTCATTCCTCACCTCACTCCACCGCTCATACTCTCCATCATCTCGTCCAAACACCTCGCTTCACGCCCCAACACTTTACTCGCTTTCTACAGATGGGCTGAAAGCTCCGTTCCCCATTTCTCTATGCGTAACAACCCTTCAGAAAACCTCCATCCTCTCCTTTCTCTCCTAAGATCTCTCTTCCGGTTCAACAAGTTTGCTGACGCCAGGTCACTGCTCCTGAGTTTCATAGCCGTCGATGGCAACCACATTCTTCACCAAACACTTCTTGGCCATTCTCCTCACAAGCTTCGGTTCTCCAAGGCCTTACTGGATACCGCCACTGGAGCTTATGCGCAGAGTGGACGCCCGCACATGGGGTATCAAATTTTCAAGAAGATGAAGCAGAGAATGATTCGACCAAATCTATTAACTTGTACAACTCTACTTAACTCGTTGGTAAAGTTCTCTACTTCCTCCCCCATTTCGCTTTGTGAGGAGGTattctttgatgctatcaagcTTGGAATTGTTCCAAATACGGACGTGTTTAATATACTGATTAATGGGTATTGTTTGAGAAATAAGGTCGCCGAGGCTTTGGAAATGCTGAAGAAAATGGAGGAATATAAATGTTCACCTGATCTGGTAACTTACAGTACAATGTTGGATGTGTTTTGTAAAAAGGGTAGGTTGATTGAGGTTAGGGAGTTACTAGTTGACATGAAAGAAAGAGGCTTACAGCCTAACAAGAACATATATAATGCATTGGTTCATTGTTATTGTAATGCTGGGTTATTGAAGGAAGCAACTTCGATTATTGATTTAATGGGACAACAGAATCTGTTGCCTGATGTTGTTACTTACAACACGTTGATCAATGGCTTTTGTAGTAAAGGAAGAGTTGACGAGGCTTTTCGACTTCGAGATGAGATGGAGACTTTAGATTTGTTGCCTGACTTGATCACTTACAACACGTTAATGAATGGTTGTGTTGAGCACAAGAGTAGTACAGATGCTCTGAAGCTGTTTGAAGAAATGAAACAGAAGGGGTTGACACTCAATGTAGTTACCTATAATATATTGCTAAAATTATACTGTAAAATTGGGAACATGGACAAAGCTAACAGTCTTATTCTGGAGATGGAAGAAAATGGACTTACTCTTGATTCTTTTACATATAATACATTGATTAGTGGTTATAGTAAAACAGGGAATCTAGGAGAGGCCTTAAGGAGGATGAAAGACATGGGTGTCAAAGGACTAAAGATGGATAATGTGACCCTAAATACCGTTCTTCATACTCTTTGCAAAGAGAAAAAGCTGGACGAGGCCTATGAGTTACTTACAGATGCAAACCAGAAAGGTTATGTTATTGATGAGATGAGCTATGGAATATTGATTACTGGCTGCTATTTTGATGGAAATGATGATAGAGCAGTTGAACTGTGGGATGAGATGAACAAAAAACGTATAGTTACTAGTGTTGACACATATAACTCTATTATCGGAGTTTTCTGCAAGTTAGGGAAAATGGACCAAGCTATGCATAAATTGGATGAACTTACTGTAAATGGATTGGTTCCAGATGAAACAACACATAATACAATCATCCATGGGTACTGCTTGGAGGGTAATATTGATAAAGCTTTCCAattccacaacaaaatggtagaAAACTCATGTAAACCAAATGTATTTACATGCAACATTCTTCTGCATGGGCTTTTGAAGGAGGGGATGGTTGAAAAAGCTCTTAAGCTTTTCAAAACATGGGTTTCAAAAGGCAGAGCAGTTGATGCAGTGACCTGCAATACAATAATATCTGCACTATGTAAAGAAGGAAGACTTGCTGATGCATTGAGTCTAGTTAAAGATATGGATGCCAAAAGTTTAAGACCTGATGATTATAATTACAATTCTCTTTTCAGTGCTTTAGTTGATGCAGGTCAAGCTAAAGAAGCAGAGGAGATAATGGGTAAAATGGTTGAGATAAAACATTTAGGTGAACGATCTTTAGAAATAATTAGAGTAAAAGATGTGGGAGTTGATGAAACCCCGAAAGAATTGGACTCGAGCATTATAGCTTATTCGGAGCAGATCAATGAGCTTTGCGCCGAAGGGAAATACAAAGAAGCCATGTCTATTTTTCGGCGATTAACTGAGGAGGGTACTATTTTGAGTAAATCAGTGTATCTCAATTTAATGAAGGGACTTCTCAAGAGAAAAAAGCCTGTAGCAAAGAAAATAACTGGTTTCGCAGCACCTTCATAG
- the LOC124929348 gene encoding uncharacterized protein LOC124929348 isoform X1, whose product MSSGGSFLCVNGILASSTDIPSPVSVLLQTHQGAYTTTRTHDNGSVLLFWQRHLRRLAESAQILCNSNPKLLFGSNVSSVPILWTSDIWESIELSIDDSVKKVLPIALKEKSDSQELSVTVLVSGYLDQDKVSRAFNVFVHAGFYVPPMFGISHNAAHLAVVGRGRSFPNAKYSDWVRIRKSLEEFRPSSATEILLSNDGDRILEGSVTNFFVVCRKASGDQKKYSLDCAATHTLEVQTAPLTEGVLPGVIRQVIIDICFSIGIAVREVAPSWSERETWEEAFITSSLRLLQHVETVQVPRSLELLHMGKPWKDIITEKRFTDNPGRITTIIQEEIIKKASTEGWPVV is encoded by the exons ATGTCGTCAGGTGGTTCATTTCTGTGTGTTAACGGTATCCTAGCTTCTTCGACTGACATTCCGTCGCCAGTCTCTGTTTTACTGCAAACCCATCAAG GAGCTTACACTACAACTCGGACTCATGACAACGGTTCTGTCTTACTCTTCTGGCAGAGACACTTGCGACGCCTTGCCGAATCCGCACAAATTCTCTGCAATTCAAATCCCAAGCTGTTGTTCGGTTCCAATGTTTCATCGGTTCCGATTCTTTGGACGTCGGACATTTGGGAATCGATTGAGCTTTCAATTGACGATTCGGTTAAGAAAGTGTTGCCGATTGCTTTGAAAGAGAAGAGTGACAGTCAAGAATTGTCTGTTACTGTGCTTGTGAGTGGGTATTTGGACCAAGATAAGGTTTCTAGGGCTTTCAATGTTTTTGTTCATGCGGGATTTTATGTGCCTCCTATGTTTGGCATTTCACACAATGCAGCCCATTTGGCTGTGGTTGGAAGGGGAAGGAGTTTCCCTAATGCAAAGTACTCAGATTGGGTAAG AATAAGGAAGAGTTTAGAGGAGTTTAGGCCTTCTTCAGCTACTGAGATCCTGTTATCCAATGATGGGGACCGGATCCTAGAAGGAAGTGTCACAAACTTCTTTGTTGTTTGTCGCAAG GCTAGTGGTGATCAAAAGAAATATTCACTTGATTGTGCAGCTACACACACGCTGGAGGTTCAAACAGCCCCCCTCACAGAAGGGGTCCTTCCTGGTGTTATCCGCCAAGTGATCATCGA TATATGTTTCAGTATAGGAATAGCTGTACGAGAAGTTGCTCCATCATGGTCTGAGCGTGAAACTTGGGAAGAAGCATTTATTACAA GTAGTTTGAGGCTTTTGCAGCATGTGGAGACAGTTCAAGTTCCTAGGTCACTTGAGTTACTGCATATGGGAAAACCATGGAAGGATATAATAACAGAGAAACGATTCACT GATAACCCTGGGAGGATTACCACAATCATCCAG gaagagataataaaaaaagcAAGTACAGAAGGATGGCCGGTAGTTTAG
- the LOC124929348 gene encoding uncharacterized protein LOC124929348 isoform X2: MSSGGSFLCVNGILASSTDIPSPVSVLLQTHQGAYTTTRTHDNGSVLLFWQRHLRRLAESAQILCNSNPKLLFGSNVSSVPILWTSDIWESIELSIDDSVKKVLPIALKEKSDSQELSVTVLVSGYLDQDKVSRAFNVFVHAGFYVPPMFGISHNAAHLAVVGRGRSFPNAKYSDWVRIRKSLEEFRPSSATEILLSNDGDRILEGSVTNFFVVCRKVATHTLEVQTAPLTEGVLPGVIRQVIIDICFSIGIAVREVAPSWSERETWEEAFITSSLRLLQHVETVQVPRSLELLHMGKPWKDIITEKRFTDNPGRITTIIQEEIIKKASTEGWPVV, from the exons ATGTCGTCAGGTGGTTCATTTCTGTGTGTTAACGGTATCCTAGCTTCTTCGACTGACATTCCGTCGCCAGTCTCTGTTTTACTGCAAACCCATCAAG GAGCTTACACTACAACTCGGACTCATGACAACGGTTCTGTCTTACTCTTCTGGCAGAGACACTTGCGACGCCTTGCCGAATCCGCACAAATTCTCTGCAATTCAAATCCCAAGCTGTTGTTCGGTTCCAATGTTTCATCGGTTCCGATTCTTTGGACGTCGGACATTTGGGAATCGATTGAGCTTTCAATTGACGATTCGGTTAAGAAAGTGTTGCCGATTGCTTTGAAAGAGAAGAGTGACAGTCAAGAATTGTCTGTTACTGTGCTTGTGAGTGGGTATTTGGACCAAGATAAGGTTTCTAGGGCTTTCAATGTTTTTGTTCATGCGGGATTTTATGTGCCTCCTATGTTTGGCATTTCACACAATGCAGCCCATTTGGCTGTGGTTGGAAGGGGAAGGAGTTTCCCTAATGCAAAGTACTCAGATTGGGTAAG AATAAGGAAGAGTTTAGAGGAGTTTAGGCCTTCTTCAGCTACTGAGATCCTGTTATCCAATGATGGGGACCGGATCCTAGAAGGAAGTGTCACAAACTTCTTTGTTGTTTGTCGCAAGGT AGCTACACACACGCTGGAGGTTCAAACAGCCCCCCTCACAGAAGGGGTCCTTCCTGGTGTTATCCGCCAAGTGATCATCGA TATATGTTTCAGTATAGGAATAGCTGTACGAGAAGTTGCTCCATCATGGTCTGAGCGTGAAACTTGGGAAGAAGCATTTATTACAA GTAGTTTGAGGCTTTTGCAGCATGTGGAGACAGTTCAAGTTCCTAGGTCACTTGAGTTACTGCATATGGGAAAACCATGGAAGGATATAATAACAGAGAAACGATTCACT GATAACCCTGGGAGGATTACCACAATCATCCAG gaagagataataaaaaaagcAAGTACAGAAGGATGGCCGGTAGTTTAG
- the LOC124930408 gene encoding leucine aminopeptidase — protein MAPLDPHSFTDSDHPLTTHISLSLYFDFPSSIIHGSALLSLPTPHSGPIFLDTRSLSITSVIDHDTKSPLPFSLSTDIDHIKGQNLTVTLSNHTKFLIIFTTTPESSALQWLSPPQTFNKSHPFVYTQCQSIHARSVFPCQDTPAARIRYSARLNFPSQLSSVMSARHHGRRSPAAGDVAMACEDSVWCAEGRVVEEFEMEQPIPPYLFAFAVGEIGFREVGPRTRVYAEAAPTVLDSAAREFAGTEEMIKVGERLFGKYDWERFDLLVLPPSFPYGGMENPRMTFLTPTVIKGDETGAQVVAHELAHSWTGNLITNKTNDHFWLNEGFTTYAERRIVEEVQGKDTAALNIGIGWRGLVEEMVRFKDNMEFTKLKTNQEGVDPDDVYSQVPYEKGFQFIWRIEREVGRAAFDEFLKKYIATFKFQSIDTDMFLKFLIENIPGIETKIDLKLWTEGTGIPADAMEPVSNIYSSIVSLSNEFKLGRMPREDEVANWRGQEWELYLENLPKTVEASQVSALDARYSLSESKDYEVKVAFLQLAVSSRCRDYYTEVEKTLKDVGRMKYLRPLYSSLVQGVGNEEDKTFAKRVFLETRDCYHPIAQGVVESILSKHV, from the exons ATGGCACCTCTTGATCCTCACTCTTTCACAGACTCCGACCACCCACTCACCACCCACATCTCACTCTCTCTCTACTTCGATTTCCCATCTTCAATCATCCATGGCTCTGCCCTGCTCTCTCTACCCACCCCTCACTCAGGTCCCATCTTCCTCGATACCCGATCACTCTCCATCACATCCGTAATCGACCACGACACCAAATCACCTCTTCCCTTTTCTCTATCCACCGACATTGATCACATCAAGGGCCAAAACCTCACCGTTACACTCTCAAATCACACCAAATTCCTCATTATTTTCACCACCACCCCAGAAAGCTCCGCCCTTCAATGGCTTTCTCCGCCTCAGACGTTCAACAAGTCTCACCCTTTCGTCTATACCCAGTGTCAATCCATTCACGCCCGATCTGTCTTCCCCTGCCAGGACACTCCTGCAGCGAGGATCCGCTACTCCGCCCGTCTCAACTTCCCTTCCCAGCTATCGTCTGTCATGTCCGCGCGCCACCATGGAAGACGTTCTCCTGCAGCCGGAGACGTTGCTATGGCTTGTGAAGATTCTGTCTGGTGTGCGGAGGGGAGAGTTGTTGAGGAATTCGAAATGGAACAGCCGATTCCACCTTACCTGTTCGCCTTTGCCGTTGGGGAAATTGGGTTTAGAGAAGTGGGTCCCCGGACTAGGGTCTATGCTGAGGCAGCGCCGACGGTGTTGGATTCTGCGGCTAGAGAATTTGCGGGTACGGAAGAAATGATCAAGGTTGGTGAGAGATTGTTCGGGAAGTATGATTGGGAAAGATTCGATTTGTTAGTGTTGCCTCCTAGTTTTCCTTATGGAGGAATGGAGAATCCTAGGATGACATTCTTGACGCCGACTGTGATTAAGGGAGACGAAACTGGTGCCCAGGTTGTTGCTCATGAATTGGCTCATAGCTGGACTGGCAATTTGATCACTAACAAAACTAATGACCATTTTTGGTTGAATGAG GGATTTACAACATATGCTGAGAGGAGAATAGTTGAAGAAGTACAAGGAAAAGATACAGCTGCATTGAATATTGGAATTGGTTGGAGAGGTTTGGTGGAAGAAATGGTAAGGTTTAAAGACAACATGGAGTTCACAAAGCTTAAAACTAATCAGGAAGGAGTTGATCCAGATGATGTTTATTCTCAAGTTCCATATGAGAAAGGTTTCCAATTCATATGGCGCATTGAGAGAGAG GTTGGAAGGGCTGCATTTGATGAGTTCCTGAAGAAATACATAGCGACATTCAAGTTCCAATCGATTGACACGGATatgtttcttaaatttttaattgagaaTATTCCTGGTATAGAGACTAAAATCGATTTGAAGTTGTGGACTGAAGGAACAGGAATTCCTGCGGATGCAATGGAGCCAGTTTCGAACATATATTCCAGCATTGTTTCGCTTTCAAACGAGTTCAAGCTGGGGCGAATGCCACGAGAGGATGAAGTGGCCAATTGGCGAGGGCAGGAGTGGGAGCTTTACTTGGAGAACCTTCCAAAAACTGTTGAGGCTTCTCAGGTATCTGCATTGGATGCACGTTATAGCCTATCGGAATCGAAAGACTATGAGGTGAAAGTGGCGTTTCTGCAACTGGCTGTTTCATCTAGGTGTAGGGATTACTATACCGAGGTTGAGAAAACACTTAAAGATGTGGGGAGAATGAAGTATCTTCGTCCGTTGTATTCTTCACTTGTGCAAGGAGTTGGAAATGAAGAGGATAAAACTTTCGCGAAAAGGGTTTTCTTGGAGACTCGCGACTGTTATCATCCTATAGCTCAAGGCGTTGTCGAGTCGATTTTGTCCAAGCATGTCTAA
- the LOC124932806 gene encoding protein RETARDED ROOT GROWTH-LIKE, whose amino-acid sequence MWRPRLLDVHARTFFLPSLSLPSTTYLKPYRTSFKLANPSAAILTVPIRPTLPPQSSLLYHSQALILRRPSYSSIYGGGNRISFSAFTSDPCFSVPKCISSLVNIEDWNEPVSASSVEVSDEGELEEDSKSPISVRAFFFSTSVDLRGLVEQNKSNFIPPTSRMTNYVVLQFGNPKPMPHDGFGAGLSGSDCCYMVVFQYGSIVLFNVREHEVDKYLGIVRARASGLLPEMRKDEYEVREKPTLGTWMEGGLDYISLQHLNIDGIRTIGSVLGQSIALDYYVRQVDGMMAEFTDINRGMEKTGTFTMERKKLFQLVGKANSNLADVILKLGLFERSDIAWKNAKYAQIWEYLRDEFELTQRFASLDFKLKFVEHNIRFLQEILQNRKSDFLEWLIIILIGAEIVISVYDIAHRSSSL is encoded by the exons ATGTGGAGGCCTCGTTTGCTTGATGTTCATGCTAGGACCTTCTTCCTTCCATCTCTCTCTTTACCATCGACCACCTATCTTAAACCTTACCGAACATCCTTCAAGCTTGCCAACCCTAGTGCCGCCATTCTCACAGTACCCATACGGCCGACTTTACCTCCTCAATCTTCCTTACTCTACCACTCTCAAGCCCTAATTCTCCGCCGACCTTCATATTCCTCCATTTATGGTGGTGGTAATAGAATTTCCTTTTCCGCATTCACTTCCGACCCTTGTTTTTCTGTTCCCAAGTGCATTTCTTCGTTGGTTAACATAGAAGATTGGAATGAGCCTGTTTCGGCTTCGTCTGTTGAGGTTAGTGATGAAGGCGAACTTGAGGAGGATTCGAAGTCCCCAATTTCTGTCAGGGCATTCTTCTTTTCTACCAG TGTGGATTTAAGGGGATTAGTGGAGCAGAACAAATCCAATTTCATTCCGCCAACGTCACGAATGACTAACTATGTTGTTCTTCAATTTGGAAATCCCAAGCCTATGCCGCATGAT GGTTTTGGTGCCGGTTTAAGTGGAAGTGACTGCTGTTACATGGTGGTTTTCCAATATGGTTCAATTGTTCTGTTTAATGTCCGTGAACATGAAGTTGATAAATATCTTGGAATTGTTCGTGCACGTGCTTCAGGACTTCTTCCTGAGATGAGAAAGGATG AGTATGAAGTGAGGGAGAAACCAACTTTAGGAACATGGATGGAAGGTGGATTAGACTACATATCGTTGCAACATCTGAATATTGATGGGATTCGAACTATTGGAAGTGTTCTTGGTCAAAGTATTGCTCTTGATTACTATGTTCGCCAG GTTGATGGCATGATGGCAGAATTCACTGACATTAACCGTGGGATGGAGAAAACTGGAACATTCACGATGGAAAGGAAAAAGCTTTTTCAGTTAGTGGGGAAAGCAAATTCTAATCTGGCAGATGTTATTCTTAAACTGGGACTTTTTGAGAG ATCAGATATTGCTTGGAAGAATGCTAAATATGCTCAGATTTGGGAATATTTGAGAGATGAATTTGAATTAACCCAGAGATTCGCGAGCCTGGACTTCAAGTTAAAATTTGTGGAG CATAATATTCGGTTTCTTCAGGAGATTCTTCAGAACAGGAAATCGGATTTCCTAGAATGGCTCATCATTATATTGATTGGTGCTGAAATCGTCATCTCTGTTTATGACATCGCCCACAGGTCCTCCTCTCTATAG